The following is a genomic window from Akkermansiaceae bacterium.
CATATCGGTGACAATAACCTTCTTCTTGCCGCGGACGTTGGAACCAAAGGATACCTCACCATCGATCTTGGCGATGGTGCAGGCCTCTTTCGGACGACGGGCTTCGAAGAGCTCGGCGATACGTGGCAGACCACCGGTGATATCACCCGTCTTGGCGATCTTACGTGGTGTCCGCGCAAGCTGGGCACCTCCTTTGACGAGCGTCCCCTCCTTGACGGAAAGGTGGGCACCGACGGGGATGGAACAGCTGTAGATCACTTCGGAAGTATCTTTGTCAACGATGACAACCTGCGGGTGAAGGTCCTCTTTGTGCTCGGTGACCACCATACCCTTCTTGCCGGTTTCCTTGTCGGTCTCGGACTGGACGGTGATGCCTTTGATCATGTCGCGGAACTCAACCTTACCTGCCTTCTCGGTGAGGATAGGCACGTTATAGGGGTCCCAGGTGACGAAGGTGGCACCCTTCTTGACCGTTTCACCATCAGGAACCGAAATAGCCGATCCCATCACAAGGTTGTAGGACTCAAGCTCGAGACCGTCCTTGTCGCGGATGGCAATGGATCCTTTTTTGTTGAGGGCAACGAAGTTCCCATCGGCGTCCTTCACAGCACGCACGTCCTTGTAGACGACGATACCACCGTGTTTGGCTTTGATGATAGGCTGTTTGAACGACGATGATGCCACACCACCGACGTGGAAGGTACGCATGGTCAGCTGGGTTCCGGGCTCACCGATCGACTGGGCGGCGATGATACCCACCGCTTCGCCGATTTTAGCGACCTCACCGGAGGCGAGGTTCAGGCCGTAACACTTCTGACAGCAACCACGGTCACTTTCACAAGTGAGGGTGGAGCGGATCTTGAGGCGTTCGAAGCCGAGGTTCTCGATCTGGGAGGCCTCTTTTTCACCGATGAGTTGTCCTACCTTGAGAATCACCTTGCCACTGACGGGGTCGGTGACTTTTTCACCGGAAACACGACCGTAGATACGGGATGACAGCGATGCCGCCTCCTCGTCGTTTTCGATGATCGGCTCGGCAGTGATCCCGTTGACGGTGCCGCAGTCCTCTTCAAAGACGATGACGTCCTGGGAAACATCGACCAGTTTACGGGTCATGTAACCGGAGTCAGCGGTCTTGAGCGCGGTATCGGCAAGTCCCTTACGGGCACCGTGGGTGGAGATGAAGTATTCCAGCACCGAGAGGCCCTCGCGGAAGTTGGAGGTAATCGGACGCTCGATAATGTCGCCGGACGGCTTGGCCATCAGACCGCGCATACCGGAGAGCTGCTTGATCTGCTGCTTGTTACCCCGGGCACCGGAGTCAACCATGAGGAAGAGCGGGTTCACGATCTTATCGCCCTCGTTGTGCTCCAGCTTGCGGTAGAGAGCGTCAGCGATGTTGTCGGACGCATGGGTCCAGATATCGATCACCTGCTGGTAGCGCTCGTTGTCAGTGATGACACCGTTGCGGTACTGCTTGGTGACTTTCTCAACCTCCGCGTAGGCTTTTTCAAGCTCAGGCTTCTTCTCCTCGGGCACAACCATGTCGATGATACCGATGGAGATACCGGAACGGGTGGCTTCCTTGAAACCAAGTGACTTCAGCTCGTCGAGCACCTCGACCGTACCGGTCTGGCCAGCACACTGGTAACAGCGCCAGATAATGTCGCCGATTTGCTTTTTACCCACGTTGAAGTTGATGAAGCCGAGGCCGGATGGCCAGATCTCGTTGAAGCGGACACGACCGGGGGTGGTAACGATGATTTTATGCTCAGGGTCACCGTAGTGCTTGTCTTTCGAACCATAGTCCGGGTTGCGCAGGCGGATCCAGTCGTGGTACTTGACCTTGCGGCTGGCGATGGCGAACTCGACCTCGGTGGTGTTTTCAAACAAGGGCAGGTGGACACCCTCACGTGCCTTTTTCTCCTTGGCCGTGAGTTCACGGGCATAGGTGAGGTAGTAGGAGCCGAGAATAATATCCTGGGAAGGAACGGTGATCGGCTTACCACTGGCGGGTGAGAAGATGTTGTTAGGCGCAAGCATCAGCTGGCGCGCCTCCATCTGTGCCTCTACCGAGAGTGGCACGTGCACAGCCATCTGGTCACCGTCGAAGTCCGCGTTGTAGGCGGTACAGACGAGTGGGTGCACACGCAGCGCGGAGCCCTCAATGAGGACTGGCTCGAAGGCCTGGATGGACAGACGGTGCAGGGTAGGTGCGCGGTTCAGCATGACCGGGTGTCCCTTGGTCACCTCTTCGAGGATGTCCCAGACTTCCGTTGTCTTGCGGTCGATCATCTTCTTGGCACTACGCACGGTGTGGCAGTAGCCAAGCTCCTTGAGTCGGCGGATGATGAAGGGTTCAAACAAGGTGAGCGCCATTTTCTTAGGCAAACCACACTGGTTGAGCTTCAGCTCTGGTCCGATCACGATGACGGAACGGCCGGAGTAGTCGACCCGCTTACCGAGAAGGTTCTGGCGGAAACGTCCCCCCTTACCCTTGAGCATGTCGGAGAGTGACTTGAGGGCGCGGTTGCCGGCACCGGTGACGGCACGGCCGTGGCGACCGTTGTCAAACAGGGCGTCGACAGCCTCCTGGAGCATACGCTTCTCGTTCCGGATGATGACATCCGGGGTCTTGAGCTTGAGCAGGTTCTTGAGACGGTTGTTGCGGTTGATGACACGACGGTAGAGGTCGTTGAGGTCGGAGGTAGCAAAGCGGCCACCTTCCAGGGGAACCAGCGGACGAAGGTCCGGCGGGATCACAGGAAGCACGTTCATGATCATCCACTCGGGGCGGGTCTTGGACTGGGCGAAACCACGGGCCAGCTTGATCCGCTTGGCGAGTTTCTTCTTGGTCTGCTTGGAACGTGTGTTCAGCATTTCCTCCTCCAACTGCGCGGTCAGGTCGGCCAGGTTGACACCGGATAGCAGGGACTGGAGTGCCTCGGCACCCATCTCTGCTTTGAAGTTCCCCTCGCCGTAGGCGTCCTCGGCATCGAAGTATTCACTCTCGCTGAGCAGCTGACCCAGCTGGAGCTCGGACGAGCCCACATCGGTGACAACAAAGTCCTCGTAGTAAATGATACGCTCAAGCTGGCGGGCGGCGAGGTCGAGGACCAGACCGATCCGGCTTGGCATACACTTGTAGAACCAGATGTGTGAAACGGGAACGGCAAGCTCGATGTGGCCCATCCGCTCACGACGGACGCGGGAGAGGGTCACCTCCACACCGCAGCGGTCACAGACAACGCCTTTGTGCTTGATACGCTTGTATTTTCCGCAGGCACATTCCCAGTCGCGGGTAGGACCGAAGATGCGCTCACAGAAAAGACCTCCTTTTTCTGGTTTGAAAGTACGGTAATTGATCGTCTCCGGGTTCAGCACTTCGCCGCTGGACCAGGAACGGATGATTTCAGGGGATGCCACGGTGATGGCAACATGATCGAACTGTTCGGGCTTTTCATTGACTCCGAAGAGTTCACGCAGGTTATTTTCAACGCTCATAAAGTAGTTATCAGTTATTGGTTATCAGTTATTAGGATGCACCGCCGCTGGGGCGGCGGGTTGTTGTTTTTTCTGCGGTTAGAGTGTGAGGTCATCGAGCGAGAAATCAGCACCGCCCTTCTTCGGCCTGCCGCCGGTTCCAGGCCGGACATCCAGGCAGAGGGACTGCATTTCCTTCATCAGGACGTTAAAGGATTCCGGTGTGCCGGCCTCAAGGGTGTTATCCCCCTTGACGATGGCTTCGTAGATCCTGGTGCGGCCCTGCACGTCATCAGACTTCACGGTGAGAATTTCCTGAAGGGTATAGGCGGCACCGTATGCCTTCAGTGCCCACACCTCCATCTCACCGAATCGCTGGCCACCGTACTGGGCCTTACCACCGAGCGGCTGCTGGGTAACAAGACTGTATGGACCAACGGCGCGGGCGTGAATCTTATCGGCCACCAGGTGACCCAGTTTCAGCATGTAGATCATACCGACCACGACCGGGTTCTGGAAGGCTTCACCGGTGCGACCATCGTAGAGGGTCGACTTACCGGCGGTGGTGCCGTCCTTACCGTCGCCAATCCAGGTGTATCCTTCCACCTTCTTGGCTTCGCTCATGAACTTCCAGATCTCGGACTCGGGGATACCGTCGAAAATCGGGGTGGCCACGGTGAACCCGAGAGCCTTGGCGGCAACTCCGAGGTGGGTTTCAAGAACCTGTCCGACGTTCATCCGGGATGGCACACCGAGTGGGTTCAGGCAGATCTCGACGGGGGTGCCGTCGGAAAGGAAGGGCATGTCCTCCTCGGGCACGATGGTAGCGACCACCCCCTTGTTACCGTGGCGTCCGGCCATCTTGTCACCGACGCTCAGCTTACGCTTGGCGGCGACGAAGACCTTGACTTCCTTGATGGCACCCGGGTCGATTTCCTCACCGCTCTCAAGCTGGTCGAGACGACGCTCACGATCGGTGTCGAGCTCGCCGAAGCGGCCTTCGAAGGTGGAGATGATCTCGAGGATCTTGTTACGGATCGGTGATGGATCGATTTCAATGTGATCGTAGATCGCCGCGAGCTTGCGGAGCAGCGTCTTGGTGATCTTGCGGTTGGCCGGGATGATGATCTCGCCGGTCTGGGCGTTGACCACATCGAGAGGGATCTTCTCGCCAAGGAGGATGTCCGAGAGCTTCTCAGTCAACTGC
Proteins encoded in this region:
- the rpoC gene encoding DNA-directed RNA polymerase subunit beta', which translates into the protein MSVENNLRELFGVNEKPEQFDHVAITVASPEIIRSWSSGEVLNPETINYRTFKPEKGGLFCERIFGPTRDWECACGKYKRIKHKGVVCDRCGVEVTLSRVRRERMGHIELAVPVSHIWFYKCMPSRIGLVLDLAARQLERIIYYEDFVVTDVGSSELQLGQLLSESEYFDAEDAYGEGNFKAEMGAEALQSLLSGVNLADLTAQLEEEMLNTRSKQTKKKLAKRIKLARGFAQSKTRPEWMIMNVLPVIPPDLRPLVPLEGGRFATSDLNDLYRRVINRNNRLKNLLKLKTPDVIIRNEKRMLQEAVDALFDNGRHGRAVTGAGNRALKSLSDMLKGKGGRFRQNLLGKRVDYSGRSVIVIGPELKLNQCGLPKKMALTLFEPFIIRRLKELGYCHTVRSAKKMIDRKTTEVWDILEEVTKGHPVMLNRAPTLHRLSIQAFEPVLIEGSALRVHPLVCTAYNADFDGDQMAVHVPLSVEAQMEARQLMLAPNNIFSPASGKPITVPSQDIILGSYYLTYARELTAKEKKAREGVHLPLFENTTEVEFAIASRKVKYHDWIRLRNPDYGSKDKHYGDPEHKIIVTTPGRVRFNEIWPSGLGFINFNVGKKQIGDIIWRCYQCAGQTGTVEVLDELKSLGFKEATRSGISIGIIDMVVPEEKKPELEKAYAEVEKVTKQYRNGVITDNERYQQVIDIWTHASDNIADALYRKLEHNEGDKIVNPLFLMVDSGARGNKQQIKQLSGMRGLMAKPSGDIIERPITSNFREGLSVLEYFISTHGARKGLADTALKTADSGYMTRKLVDVSQDVIVFEEDCGTVNGITAEPIIENDEEAASLSSRIYGRVSGEKVTDPVSGKVILKVGQLIGEKEASQIENLGFERLKIRSTLTCESDRGCCQKCYGLNLASGEVAKIGEAVGIIAAQSIGEPGTQLTMRTFHVGGVASSSFKQPIIKAKHGGIVVYKDVRAVKDADGNFVALNKKGSIAIRDKDGLELESYNLVMGSAISVPDGETVKKGATFVTWDPYNVPILTEKAGKVEFRDMIKGITVQSETDKETGKKGMVVTEHKEDLHPQVVIVDKDTSEVIYSCSIPVGAHLSVKEGTLVKGGAQLARTPRKIAKTGDITGGLPRIAELFEARRPKEACTIAKIDGEVSFGSNVRGKKKVIVTDMDTGESADHLVPMGKHIIVGEGDFLHRGDQITEGPVSPDDLLEACGAQALQEHLTNEVQRVYRLQGVEINDKHIEIVIRQMLRKVKITEPGDTEFLWGDQIDRTTFKKANEEVVANGGAPAESEPVLLGITKASLETESFISAASFQDTTRVLTDASTVGRIDYLRGFKENVIMGHLIPAGTGFHEHRDTEIEFTVDEPEPKKVEPEAGLEGDEDTSTSEEEPSLQATPISSEEESA